The Lolium rigidum isolate FL_2022 chromosome 1, APGP_CSIRO_Lrig_0.1, whole genome shotgun sequence region TTTTTCACCGACTCTTgagccaactccttgcgggtcctaCCATTTGCAGCTGTATGTATTGCATTGTTGTGGTTGGTGTTCCTTTCTGGAATTTGACTGCCGTGAGGTAGTCGTCTAGCCATGCTTCGAGTTCCTGCGTCCCATCGTACTTGGGTGTTTCAGCTGTTAGTTTGAACCTCCTTGGCTTCTTAGCTTGACGGATTCTGCTGGTGACGCAAGCCAACCCGAGCTCTTActattcttctgactccgtgtaGTCACGTCGTTCTACTTCACTTTCTTTTCTCCGCTTGTCTAGACTGTTCTGGGCTAGCTTGCTATGCATGTATTTCGGGTCCTCTTCGTACCCTCGACCTTCGGGTCTCTCTTGCAGGgtttctgtctgcttcttcgagtTAACTCTGTTCGTACCAGGGCCTTCTGGGTGCCGTTTCGGCTGCCCTAACTGTGTTGTTTTCCTTTTACCTTGTTGATTGTACCACTTTCGATGCCACTGTGACCCGTGGCGTTTCCTTCTAGCTTAGCTATTCCCATGCTAAGTTTAGGCCTTGCATTGTGGAAGTCGTGTCGCGGGTCGTCTTTTGCTGGGTTCATGGCCATCAGATACGTTTGTGCCTGGAGCACGAAGTCCTGTGGTGTTTTGGGCACAACACTCGTTGAGGCTGTTGCTCTGTGGTCATCGAGATATGAGGCGAGGTCTTTGCTGATTGTTGCCATTGTTTTGGGTGGCATATCTCGTGTTCGTGACCGAGTTTTACCCGCGGCTTGTTTCGTGCCCTCTCCCCTTCGCATGCTTCTCTCTCTTATCATGTCCGTCGGTTGGTGTCGACGATTTACTGTAGTGTGCTAAGCCTTTTCCGTTGTTGACTCAATTTGTACCGAGTAGGATTGCCTTTATTTGGATGTTGCGTCTTTGGGTAATTCCGCGCCACACCAATAGTTGGGGTCTATTTTCTTTGTCCTTCTTGTTAGTTGATGCTGTTGGTGCAGCTTGTTCGGCTCTTCCATCTTTTGTCTCTTGATCGGGTGGTGGAGGGGTATTTTGTGGGTTGTCGTTGAAGTCCTCAGGGTCCGTCTCGCCCCAATGTTTGGGTGGCggctcttctccttcttcgtcaTCCGTGTTATCGCGTGGTATACGATTTGCCATGGCGACGAAGTAGAGGTGCGGGTGGGTAGATATTGGCGAGTCGGGTTCATATCCGATCTCGTTCTCCTCATTCATCCACCCTGCGAGATTTTCTAACTCGCTTGTTCTTGTCCTCGTGTGGCGAAATGAGTCCTGGAGACACAATATTCCTATGCGCGTTGCCCAGAAGTTGAAGTCGCCGAAGGCGAGATCTATGCTCCCGTTGATGCAGCCGAACGTTGGGCTATGTACTGGCGAGTGTTTGGTGAAGTCCACCGATCCGAATCGAATTGCGTCGACTCGAATCAGCTGCCTGTTGGGTATGGGACCGAAGAAATTTCTAATCCAACGCATCCGTTTTCCACAGACGGCGTCCATGTGGAGGGTGTAACCTCAACAATCCCCATGATCGGAGCCTAGGGGTTTCGAGAAGTAAATAGGCGTCAGTGAAACTGAGAAGTTAAGCGTGGTGGGGCTAGAGTAGTTTGAGGATGGGTTGACATGCCGGGGAAGTGTTAACAGAAACGAgtaattaaaattaaaatttacAATGTTTAGTGATAATGCGTGTATAGTATGATGAAATGGTTACACAATTCAAATAAAAAATTGGAAGATAATATAGGTCTGAACCATATCATTAATTTCCTTTGGCATAATGTGACTGTGTATGGAACAATAGATTTATTTCTGGGTCACACTCAACAGATCAAAGACGGAAGAATAACGACGACATGCATAGTGTTGTAAAATGGAAAGACTTACCACATACTAGTAAACTTATTATGATTATTATAATTTGAATTTGGAGGCAGATCGAGAGTGGTCAGAGCCCAAGGTACTCGGCGGTGAGCGGCTTGAAGATGCCCTGCTCGTCGGAATCAAGCGCCGCGGCCATCCGCCGCCACACGTATGCGCTGAGGATGAATGTTTCGGGGTCCCCTGGCTTAGCCGCGATGCACATGAGGCCCATGCACATCCTGCCGAGGCAGCCGTGCACGGGCATGGCCAAGCCGGCCTGGCCGAAGCCGAAGTCGGAGTCGTTGGGGAAGGAGGACCAGTAGGTCTGCCCCAGCGTGGCGCCACCGAGCCCCACCGTGGCGGCCTCGTAGTACCTCCCGGGCTTGTGCACCTCCATGTAGTCCACCATCTGCTGGTACAGCTCCTCGTAGTCCACCGCCGTGATGGCCTCGCGCACCATGTCCGCCACCCCCGCCAGCGGCGCGCTgagcaccgtcgccgccgccgcctccccaagCGCATAGGCCGTGACGCAGCCGACGTAGTTGCGCAGCGACGGCGACAAGCGCAGGCGCCGCCGCCCGTCCACCCACCATATCATGCGGCACCGCTTCTCGCCCTCGCTCAGGAGCTTGGACTTGGCCACCATGCCCGCCAGGAGCTTCCACAGGTAGGCGGACAAGGCCTGGACGCGCGTGCCTCCGCTCTTGCCCCGCAGCATGGCAATGTCGCGAGCCTCCACGTAGTAGAGCCGCTCCACGAAGCTCTCCTCCACCGTCAGAGCGTTcacctcctgctcctgctcccacCGCGTGAACATCTTGGCCACCGCGGGGCCGTACCACGGCCGCTCGCGAGGCCTGAACACGGACCGGTCATGGTTGGGGACACCGTCCTCGGAGATGCTCCCCGTCCGGACCAGCTCCGACCACAtcctcaccatcatcaccatcacattCCCGTCGCCGATGAGGTTATTGGTGGCCCACACCACGGCGAATCCGCCGCAGGAGAAGGACACCAGCTGCACCGACAGCGCCACCTCGGCGGCGTATGGAACCATGATCGCCCTCACGGACCCCTCCGTCAGGCCCCAGTCCAGGGCCTGCAGCTCCACGCCGGCGTCCGCCACGATCAGCTCTGCCCCTTGGTTGTAGCAGTGTATCTCGGGGAGGCCCGAGATGGGATCCACCAGGATGCGGCCGGCAAGAGGGAAGAAATAGTTGAGGTACGCCGGCAGGTGGGTCTCGAAGGTGGCAACAATGCCTTGGAAGGTGTCGCCGGCACCGCTGGGCTTGGGCTTGGGGTACACACATACCATAGACAGTTGCACGAGGTTTGAGAAGAGGTCAAGGTTTGAGACTGCCATCACATGCGGCTCCATGGAGGGCGCCGAGGCCCTGAACAGGCGTCGGCTCACCACCCGGACTCCACAACCCTCCATCGCCGCTTCTGCGCGGGGACTCTTAGCTTTCCAGACGGGTTGGTATGGAAACACTCATCCTGAGGCgtatatttatatttatatataCGGCCACCATTAATTGCATGGCCGCTTGATATATGTAAACAAAATATAACACACACTTACTCCCTCGGTTCGGATTTTCTAGCTCATGTGTTTGTTTGGAATTATTCTACATCCTGAGTTGGTCCCACCTCGGCACTATGAACCAATCCTCATGCATTGATTGCATTAATTAAGTTTCTTTTGAAATCATAATTGTCATGCATGCGAAAATGTGCAAAATTAGTACTAATAAATGTTAGCCTAATTTGTCTAAATTTTTGCAAGACGTAGAATAAATCTGAACCACAGCCCATTTTTTCGTCACAGAAATTTATGTTTGCCGGGGCGAAAAATTTTAGACAAACTTTTTGAAGCCCAAATGCAAGTGTATTCAACGGAAGAAACGGCTCTCCAAAGCTTCTTTTTAAGGAAGAACATCGCCGCATCGACATTGCAATTCTACCTTGTATGCATATGATACTTTAATTTAGTTGACCGTTTGCTTCAAAAACTTGCGACATAACCGAGCGACTACGTCGAGTTATATattcatgcatgcatgtatgaAAATTATTTTCGTCTCCCACCTCGAGCGCAAAATTGTGTCTATCTCGGTTTGTAATGAATACATGTGATACCTATGAATCAATTTGGGCCCTTGTTTGTTACTTCTGCAAATTGTGTGTTCAGCAGCTATTGCACCTGTATATACGGCTGAAatacgaaaacacaaaaaaaaaaaatacaccacTGGCGAACATATCACTGGCGAATGGAGTACCACTTGCGAACATATCATTGGCGAACAGTGTGGCTGTTTGCCGGCGGTAACCCCCCCCTAAGCCTGTTATCACTTGCGAGTTAGTGCTGGCGAACACCTGTTCACCAGCATTAGCCAAAAACTACTAGTGTATACAAGACTCCACTTCCGGGTGTGACCGACATCACCTTCTCCCAATTGAGTTTCTGGACTTAACTCGAAACACCCACTTCGGTGA contains the following coding sequences:
- the LOC124649294 gene encoding coniferyl alcohol acyltransferase-like; this encodes MEGCGVRVVSRRLFRASAPSMEPHVMAVSNLDLFSNLVQLSMVCVYPKPKPSGAGDTFQGIVATFETHLPAYLNYFFPLAGRILVDPISGLPEIHCYNQGAELIVADAGVELQALDWGLTEGSVRAIMVPYAAEVALSVQLVSFSCGGFAVVWATNNLIGDGNVMVMMVRMWSELVRTGSISEDGVPNHDRSVFRPRERPWYGPAVAKMFTRWEQEQEVNALTVEESFVERLYYVEARDIAMLRGKSGGTRVQALSAYLWKLLAGMVAKSKLLSEGEKRCRMIWWVDGRRRLRLSPSLRNYVGCVTAYALGEAAAATVLSAPLAGVADMVREAITAVDYEELYQQMVDYMEVHKPGRYYEAATVGLGGATLGQTYWSSFPNDSDFGFGQAGLAMPVHGCLGRMCMGLMCIAAKPGDPETFILSAYVWRRMAAALDSDEQGIFKPLTAEYLGL